The Arachis ipaensis cultivar K30076 chromosome B05, Araip1.1, whole genome shotgun sequence nucleotide sequence TTTTGTACACCCCTAATTTTAGATATATATGAAGGGAAAACACTTTTTTTCCTCTCCATGTGtgtatattatttttgtttgagCTTTTTGTTGTTGGTCTTGATCTTTGCCTTTTTTTTTATAGACACGAGATATTGTGattcttttgttttttgtgtAGACTAAGGCTGAAAGTGGGTCGAGTTGAGCtgagctagaccaagctcaagtTCGACTCATGAAAATTAAGCTTGGCTCACAATTCGATCtatcaattataaattttttatttatgtcttacatcaaaattatatataaaaaatgaatataaaattttaaataattaagaatattaatatatatgtaaaattatatattactattatatatatatatatatatattaatacgcatatcctatatgcatttaatctatacttttaatattatatataatcgagccagttcatgagctaatgagctgagcttatccaagctcaagctcggctcaccaaCTCACAAGTTCAGTTTATCAAGCTATTAACGAGTCGAGTTCAaactggcttgactcacttccagccctagtgTAGATTGTAAATATTTTGAATTGTAACAAATGTTAatgctttttaaaaaaaattaacgagtgtagtattttttgaattttaaataaaacttaaattctaaatcttaaaccTTAAATTTTGAACCCTAAAATCGAAATTttaaactctaaatcctaaactATGAACGCAAAATTCTAAatgctaaattttaaatttgagtcattaatataaaatataataaataaaaaaattaaaatttatttaattaacaagaaATACAACACTTCTCATTTAGCAAGGAATGTTTAAGGATCATCAGTAAATAATTGATTAACAAAAATAAGAATCTCTTTTAGGATGGGCTTTGTAATGTGATGATCCATTGCTACCTAATCCGTAGCCTTAACCCATAACTTTCTCAGCAGAAAACGAAACCCGCTAACTCCCTGATAAAAAGTCGCCAACTCCAAAAACAGTTCCGACCGCCTTAATTCTCTCAAGGAGAATCTTCCTCTGTTAATGAGAGTCTTTAGTTCATCTCTCATTCAGTACGACAATTTTGTTTTTTCTACCCTTGTATCTCTAGACATGGCTCAAGAAGAAGATCAGTCGTTCAATGGTGAAGTGGTTCGTCTCAATCCAGAATATGAAGATAGCTTCATTGAAGGAAATTTGCATATGGTGGGCAAGATTATCCCTGACAAAAAAGTTAGCTTCAGGACGTGCAAAGCAGCACTTCTGGGAATTTGGGAGAATCCGAAAGGAGTAGCGATTTCAAATGTCGGCAGAAACAAAGTTCTCATCAATTTCAGGGATGCTAGCAAGGGTGTTTAGATATGCAAAGCTGGACCTTGGAGCATCAGAGAAAATCTTCTCAACCTGCAGTTTTGGAATGGCAGACAGTCAGAATACGATGTCGATCACAAATATATCAAATTATGGGTACAAATACATGGGCTTCCGCTTCATTACATAATGACCAGAACTGCTAAAATTATTGGTAGAAGACTAGGTGTTGTGATGGAAACAGAAAACCTACGATGGAACAACATCCTTCAGAGAACCTTTTTGAGGGTTAAGGTAACTTTGAATGTCACTAAGCCTTTACCTACTGGTTTTTGGCTAGCAAGAGAAAATCTTCATGATCTGTGGGTTGACCTGAAATATGAAAGGATTTAGGATAGCTATTGCCTAAACTGTGGAATCCTTGGTCAAAATAAGAAGGAGTGCAAAAATCCAATGGCAACTGCTTGTTGGGACCCATTGAAACCAAGGTATGCTCTGGGATTGGGGGTCAATAGAGCTAAGGCCATTTCAGTTATAGGTGCAGAGCAGCGACAAGATAAGGAAAACAGGGATCTGTGGATGATAAACTAGCGTGTGAAGGTGAGCATGGAAAAATGGAGACTTCGGAGGAGAATTGGGTAGATGAAAGCTGTACGGGTAACAGAGCAGGGAGAGGGTTTTAGAGAATTTTTTAGTGTAACCTGGAGCAACAAAATATCCTACTTAGAGAGATCCAGGGTTCTAGGAAGCAGCTCAACGATGAATCAGTTAGTTTGTCAACCAGGCATGATATTTCTGAAGAGAAACATTCAAGTTTGGGTGAGATGCCAGCTAACCTTATCAACAGGATGAGGAAAGGGAAGGATAAGCTCCAAGTGGCAGGATAAGTGAATTCGGAAGTCGGGCACAATGATGCGGGGCGTCTAGACCTTGCACAAGCCAATGAAAATAATGAGGCTCTACCTTCTCTCATGAGAACAACAAAGAATGAGGTCAACCTAGCTGGGCTGATGGTTACTGAGGAAGAGCCACGACACCTACAGGTAAAGGAAGGAGGCAATGATAATAACAGGCGTTTAACAATCAGAGAAGAGTTGAACATGCTTTTTGGCAAGAAGGGGACTCAGCAAAACCATCAACTTAACGACGAAATGCTGGAACCAACAGTAAGGGGGCAGAATGTATAAGTAAGAATGCAGATCAGCTGTGGAGCTACAGGAAAAAaccaaaaatgaaaagaattgtCACTGCAGGTACCAGAACCATGATTCAGAGGATGGAAAATGGGGAAAGGTATTTTGTAGAACTAGCAGAGGATCAGCAAGAAATGGAAGCGGATAGCATTGCAAAGTCTCAGCAGAGGAATGATTTCAAGTGGGCTTTGGAGCTGGCTTACAATTTAGGAATGCATCTGAACCTCAAAAGGAAGAGAGACTTGAGCATCAATGTAGATTATGTAGAGGAAAGGAAGGAATCTAACGAAATTAGTATGCAACAACCAGGTAAGAAGTACAAAAATGATGCTGAAACAAACATGGCTGAGGAGGCGGGCCTTGACATGCCCCACCATCATCCATGATTGTTGTCAGCTGGAACTGTCAAGGAATGGCGGCCCCTTCGACAGTACATGAATTGAAAAGTATCTAAAAATATCACAGGCTGTCCATTTTGTTCCTTATGGAGACCAAAACTAGTAAACCAAGTTGTGATAGAATTAGGAGTAAGTTATGTTTTGATAACATGTTTTGTGTAAAGTCCCGGAGGCTATCCGGGGGACTTTGTATCTTTTGGAAGAGTAATGTAAATATTCATGTTTATGCTTGGTGtgataattttattaaaactaaAGTTAGCAGTGGCAGTGATATGGATTGGGAGGCTACTTTTGTTTATGGTCATCCAGATTACAAGAAAAGGAAGGAGTTATGGAAGGAATTAACTGTTGTGAATAGTAATTTGGCACAGCCAAGAGTGTTGATCGGGGACTTTAATGACGTAATTTCACAAGATGAGAAGGTAGGTCTGCATCCTAAACCGAGTAATCAGATTGTAGCTTTCAGGAATTTTGTACATGAGAATGCTCTCTTGGATTTGGACCTTCAAGGGATGAAATACACGTGGTTTAGTAATCCAAGGAATGGTTGTGTCACTAAGGAAAGGCTAGATAGGGTTCTTGTCAACTGGGAATGGAGAAAAGCGTTCCAACATGCCACACTCTCAGCCTTACCACCTATTAGTTCAGATCATACTCCTCTAGTTCTCAATGTTAATCCTAGAGGTAGAAggagtaaaaattttaaatttgaggcATTTTGGGTGGACCATGCTGAATGCGACACTGTTCTTAGGAGAGGATGGAGCAGTTCTGGCAACTCTGGGGCTGATCACTGGACTAATCTGAATTGAAGGATACAAAATTATAAGAAGGAATTGGTCAAATAGAGTAGAGTCAGTTTTAAGAGGGCATATGTTAAAATAGGAAATTTAAAGCTCTGCCTCAAATAATTCTAGGAAGCTGATTATACAGAGACTCAGCAGGAGGAGATTAACAGACTTAAATTGGAAATCACCAGATTATGGAGACAAGAGGAGAAATATTGGGGTCAGAGATCGAGGGTAAAGTGGTTAAAATTTGGGGACAAGAATACATCCTTCTTCCATGCCTCTACCATCCAAAGAAGAGATAGAAATAGGATAGAGAGATTAAAGGACTCTACAGGAAATTGGGTGTGTGGGAAAAGGAAAATTCTCAACCTAACAGCAGGTCACTTTCGGGATCTTTTTAAGGCATCGGAGCATTTAGATATGACTGCTTGCATTCGCCATATTCCTGTTAGAGTGACTGAGGATATGAATGAGGAGCTCATGAAGGAGATTACAgatcaggaaatcaaagaggctACTTTCAGTCTGGGAAGTCTTAAGGCATCAGGACCAGACATTTTAAATGGTCTCTTCTATCAAAAGTATTGGATAATTGTTGGTAAAGAGGTTTGTGATGTTGTTAAGAGTTTTTTTCACGATGGGAATTTACCAAGTAGTGTTGGAGAAACCTTTATAGTTTTGGTTCCTAAGACTAATCATCCGGAAACCCTTAATCAGCTTAGGCCGATCACCTGCTGCAAGTTTATTTATAAGATTATTTATAGAGTGTTGGTTATTAGGCTTAGgaaaataattgataaaatcaTATCCCCCATCCAGAGTGCTTTTGTGGGAGGACACCTGATTCAAGATAACTTGGTTATAGTGCAGGAAATGTTCCATGGTTTGAATAGTATGCCTGCAGGAACTTAGCTATTAAGATTGATATGAATAAAGTTTATGATAGGATGGAGTGGTCATTCTTAGAAGCAACTCTAAGGGCCTTTGGGTTTAACATGCACTGGATAAATATGTTGATGAAATGTGTGAGCCAAGTAAGTTATAAGATTAAGATTGATGGAATTTTGTCGACGACCATTGAGCCGCAGAGGGGTCTTAGGCAGGGGGATCCCCTATCGCCGTACCTATTTATCATAGCGGCTGAGATTTTCACCATTGTTATGGATAAGGCTAAAGAAGACGACAGAATTTCGGGAGTTATAATCGCCCCTACTGCACTAGCTATTTCACACCTCCTTTTTGCTTATGATTATATAATTTTCTCAAAAGATAGTGAGGAGAAAATCTATCAGTTCATTACCATTTTGAACATGTACACTAAAGCCTCAGGACAGTGAATCAACTTGGACAAATCTGGGATCAAGTTTGGAAACCTGATTCCAATTAGGAATAGAGTAGAGATAGAAAAGATTTTGGGTTTGTCAGCTTGGGATAAACCAGGTAAGTATCTTGGGCTTCTGGCTCACTGGAGAAGATCAAAGAATAGTGCTCTCAGTTGGATTGAAGACAGAATGGTGAATAAGCTAGGGGGTTGGAAACAAAAACTCCTTAATCAATATGGAAAAGAGGTTctcatcaaaattcaaatcaatagTTCAAGCGTTACCTTCCTATACTATGAATGTGGTTCTTTTTCCTAAAGGTTTTTGTGAACGTGTTAGTAAGAAAATTGCCAAATTTTGGTGGGCGTCTTCAGGAAAGGAAAGAGATATTCATTGGAAGAGTTGGGATAAGATATGTGCCAGTAAAAAGGATGGATGTATTGGGTTCAAGGATTTAGTCAGAATATAGCACATTTGGCAAAACAAGCGTGGAAAATTTTGGAAAATCCTAATGCAATTTAGGTTCAGGTACTAAAAGCTATTTACTTTCCAAACGATGATTTTAAAGATGCTAAGACAGGAAGTGCAGCATCATGGATGTGGAAAAATATTGTTCATGGTAGGGATTTTCTTTTGAGAAATGGAAGATGGTTGATAGGGAATGGATAGCGAGTAAGAATTCTGGAAGATAAGTCAGTAATGAATATGGATAAGGAGCTTGTCGTTAGAAACCTTAATTCTAAGTTTGTGAAGGATTTGATTCTTGAAGGAGAGGGGTGGAATATGAATAAGTTAAAGATACATTTTGATGAAGCTTCGATCGATAAAATCATTAGAACCCCAGTAAGTATTTGTGGAATGGAGGATAGGCTCAGCTGGCCTTTCAGATCGGATGGCATTTACACTATCAAGACGGGATATCATGTTGCTAGGAATGAAAGGAGCGCCGGTAATAATAACCCATCTACTAGTGAAGACCTAAAATACTTATGGCAGGAAATTTGGAAATTAAGAGTTCCTCAGAAAATCAGAACCTTTTTATGGCGGACTTCGCATAACATACtacctatttttgaaaatatttttattaaaaaaataagtaaCACCCCTATTTGTCCTATTTGTTTGCAGGAACCAGAGTCCACTGAGCATGCATTGCTGCTATGTCCCTGGACAAGGGCAGCTTGGTTTGGGGCCTATATTCAATGCTGTCCTACGACCCTAACAGTTTCTTCTTTTGGAAAGTGGATGATGGATCTTCTAGGAAATATAAGGCTGAATGCAGGGGTTAATTACGATCTTTACAGCAGTAAAGTTGGTTTTCTAGTTTGGGAGATGTGGAAAGCGAGAAATCTAGCCGTATATCAGAAGACCAATCCTAATCCTATATTGGTGATTCGCAAAGCTAAACTAATGGAATTGGAATTTATGGATATAACAGAGGTACCAGCAAAGGTTTCAACTAATGTAACAAGAACAGGCAGCAGGGTTACCTGGAGACCACCACTGGAAGGTTGGATCAAATGCAACATTGATGCAGCTTTTGTTGAAGCACAATCTTTGGGTGCTACGGCAGCGGTGCTCAGAGACCACAATGGTACCCTTCTCTCAGGAATTAACTCCTCCATAGTCGCCACTTCCCCATTAGCTGCGAAGGCATTAGCGGTTAGGACAGCTTTAATTATGTCACAGAATTTTCAAATGCAGAAAGTTATCATAGAATCTGATAATCAGATACTCATCCAGGCACTAAAGTCACATGCATCAATTACAGAAATTCAAGTTATACTAGAAGACATATTACATTTAGCAAGAGAGATTTCAAGTTGTGGTTTTACCTGGGTACCCAGAGAAGCAAACTCATTAGCGCATGAAGTGGCGAAGCTCATAGGTCAGGGATATCTCTGCCAAAATTGGATCACGTATAACCCACTGTCCATCAGGAACATTCTCCGAAAGGATAATTTTACTGTTTCAAGATTGGCAAACAGACCATGACTGACGGCAGGAGCTATTTGGGAGTTCAAGAGCTCTATTTACGTTGCTGTGGCGGAAACCTCTCGCTCCAGGTGACAGTGCAGAGAGCAGAGGCAGAGTTTGGAGATGACGCAAATGGGGCTACAAAGGTTGCTGCATGCCGTAGGAGTTACAAAGGCGGGCTCTTTGACTTGGATTTACAGGTTCCAGGTGGGTTGTCGGTAGTGTGTCGGATGCATGTGTGGACGACTACTCTAAAGGGTAAGAGTGCAATCGATAGGCTGTGATGGGGCGTGGCAGATGGAGTCTCATCGCAGTTAATGAGACAGTGACTCAACCTCTCGTTGGCTGCTGCTGCTGGAAGATGGGGAGCGGTGACGAGATCCTGGAGCTAACGTTGATGTAGTGGAAGCAAATCGAAAGCTCAAATTGCCCATAGAGTGGGATCGGTCTCAGACCCTACGACGGAATTGCACCGAACCGGAACAGGATTCAGGCGTCTGTAAGTATTAGACGATAGTGGCGAGGGTTCGGGCTTCATTGGGCAGCTAAGGAGGAACGACGCACAAAGAAACTTTTTGAGAATGATCTCCGGGTCGGGTGGGTCATGGGTGGTTAGCCCGTTTGTTGTGCTTTGGGCCTTTTGTGGAccgtccaaaaaaaaaataaacagaaatatttttatttttaaattgattgattattgttttttGATAGAGAAGAAAAAACAAGAACAGGTAGCTAGCATTCTGGTAAAGCGAAGAATTTGAGAATTTGTAATTTCTATCTTCTAGGGCTAAATTTTTGCGTGAGCTTTGAATTCGAAATGGACGACATGGCTGCGTACTACTCACAGCCCACTTATCAGTATTACCAGCACCCTCCTCCCCCTCCCATCGTCGCGGTGGTGCCTCCCCCGCCGGGAGCGGCTCACCCGCCGGCGCACCACCTCCACACGCAGTACGTGCCTCACCCGCAGACGCCGCCGCCAATGTTCGCCTCATACGGCCCTCCGATTCCTCCTCAATCCCCCGGCAACGAGGTTCGCACTCTCTTCGTGGCTGGTCTCCCCGAAGACGTGAAGCCCCGCGAAATCTACAATCTCTTCCGCGAGTTCCCTGGATACGAATCCTCTCACCTTCGAAACCCTACCAATTCCTCTCAGGTTTCAtcactacacttttttttttctctcactCTCCGTTTCacgtttcttttcttttctttttttaaatggTTATTTTATTGATTTGTTATTACTGGTAGCAGCCATTTGCTTTTGCTGTGTTCGCCAATCAGCAGTCAGCAATCATGGCAATGCATGCTCTCAATGTAAGCATCTTAATCCTAATGTGatatttttttgtgtgtgtgATTTTTTGCTTAAGTGGTAATGAAAATTCGTGTTTAGTAGTTCGGCTTGATATGTTCTTTTCATGTGGTTGCTATGTAATTGCTATCTTAAACTTCAAttggtttgtttgtttgtttgttttcttgCAGGGGATGGTATTTGATCTTGAGAAGGAGTCAACTCTTTATATTGATCTTGCAAAATCCAACTCCAGAGCTAAGCGCACAAGGATAGGTACCTAACCACCTCTTCTTTTAACCATTCAAGGGGAACAAACAAGATTATAATCCAAATATTAGCTCATATATTTCTAGTCCTTGTGGGTGCACATGCCTTTGTTAGTCAAATAACCAGAATGAAAGCATATTGGTTGAAAACGGTTATTTTTCTTTCTGATTTTTTTGGGCCCTGTCtttaattgaattatttttatctCTTGCATTTCGTGTACTTACaattaaattttattgattggCTGACCTTGACAAGCAGATGATGAGAGAGCTGGCTCAGATAAGAAAGCTAGGGGATCATGGGCGACTTCAGATTCTGGTAAGATGATGTTGTTAGATTGTTTTAGTGCACAAGATGTTCTTGATGTATGTAGCTTGTGTGAACACTTTTCAGTTTAGTGTTGTGGCGTTGTTATGTGCAACTCAATGTCTAATCTCTTGCTTGGAGACCAGTTAACTACTGACCACACGAAAGACACTTTTACCTATGAGCTCACTTTGCACATGTTTTGCACTCTCCGGCACTAGCAGGTGTTAGCAGCATTCACATGCCTGGAATGGGTAATTCTGCTTTCAACACGAACACGATTGGTTATCCATCTGCACAAAGGTCATCTGCACTACTTAATCACAGCTTTATTATGTGGGAGTGGTTGCTTCTTATTCACCCAAAAATAGCACAGTTTTCGAATTGAAATGTTAGTCTAGCCTCAATTGGGGAACCCTGTCTCTACCGGAAGAAAAATACATGCATCACTATGGCATGTCATGGTTTCATTTTGTCAATAGTTCTGTTGCATTAGCATTTTGTGCTATCTCatcttatttgtttatttgttcttTGAGTAGTCGCGGAAATGCTGATGGTAACACTCTGAATGATGGTGTATTTGCAAATCTGGTTAGTGCTATGAAATATGAAGTACTTACTTTATCCATTTTTATACATCATCTGGAATTGTTTCTACACTATTATAGTATTATGTGCTTCAAATGGTTATACCATTTAGTTTTATTCACACTCTTGTCATCCTCTTAAGATGCATGCAAAAGTTCTATTTTTCTTAGCCTGCTATCTcccttatttttttattgttattattagttattacatTGATCTTAAGTAATAATTCAGAGACAATAGCTATTTCTCGCATGCAATTATCGATTGTGTCACTTCGTAATAAATGATCTGTGTCTTTCAATTATAGACAAATAGTATTCTATTTTTGTTGCTAGTGAGTCTTCACATGATAATTTGATCTAGTTTTTGCCCTGATTGAATATCAAGCATTACAATGGGCCTGGGGGATGTAGTCATAGGTGGAATTTTATATTGA carries:
- the LOC107642751 gene encoding nucleolar protein 3 isoform X4, with translation MDDMAAYYSQPTYQYYQHPPPPPIVAVVPPPPGAAHPPAHHLHTQYVPHPQTPPPMFASYGPPIPPQSPGNEVRTLFVAGLPEDVKPREIYNLFREFPGYESSHLRNPTNSSQPFAFAVFANQQSAIMAMHALNGMVFDLEKESTLYIDLAKSNSRAKRTRIDDERAGSDKKARGSWATSDSGVSSIHMPGMGNSAFNTNTIGYPSAQSRGNADGNTLNDGVFANLKKCSTPYIPQNSTPCATLFVANLGPSCNEQELMQVFSRYPGFLKLKMQSTYGAPVAFVDFQDVNNSSEALHNLQGTILHSSAAGEGMRLEYPFVTSPAYSSFLNNHQCLVFA
- the LOC107642751 gene encoding protein WHI4 isoform X3 translates to MDDMAAYYSQPTYQYYQHPPPPPIVAVVPPPPGAAHPPAHHLHTQYVPHPQTPPPMFASYGPPIPPQSPGNEVRTLFVAGLPEDVKPREIYNLFREFPGYESSHLRNPTNSSQQPFAFAVFANQQSAIMAMHALNGMVFDLEKESTLYIDLAKSNSRAKRTRIDDERAGSDKKARGSWATSDSGVSSIHMPGMGNSAFNTNTIGYPSAQSRGNADGNTLNDGVFANLKKCSTPYIPQNSTPCATLFVANLGPSCNEQELMQVFSRYPGFLKLKMQSTYGAPVAFVDFQDVNNSSEALHNLQGTILHSSAAGEGMRLEYPFVTSPAYSSFLNNHQCLVFA
- the LOC107642751 gene encoding protein WHI4 isoform X6, with amino-acid sequence MDDMAAYYSQPTYQYYQHPPPPPIVAVVPPPPGAAHPPAHHLHTQYVPHPQTPPPMFASYGPPIPPQSPGNEVRTLFVAGLPEDVKPREIYNLFREFPGYESSHLRNPTNSSQQPFAFAVFANQQSAIMAMHALNGMVFDLEKESTLYIDLAKSNSRAKRTRIDDERAGSDKKARGSWATSDSGVSSIHMPGMGNSAFNTNTIGYPSAQSRGNADGNTLNDGVFANLKKCSTPYIPQNSTPCATLFVANLGPSCNEQELMQVFSRYPGFLKLKMQSTYGAPVAFVDFQDVNNSSEALHNLQGTILHSSAAGEGMRLEYAKSRMGMRKKRK
- the LOC107642751 gene encoding protein WHI4 isoform X7, with protein sequence MDDMAAYYSQPTYQYYQHPPPPPIVAVVPPPPGAAHPPAHHLHTQYVPHPQTPPPMFASYGPPIPPQSPGNEVRTLFVAGLPEDVKPREIYNLFREFPGYESSHLRNPTNSSQPFAFAVFANQQSAIMAMHALNGMVFDLEKESTLYIDLAKSNSRAKRTRIDDERAGSDKKARGSWATSDSGVSSIHMPGMGNSAFNTNTIGYPSAQSRGNADGNTLNDGVFANLKKCSTPYIPQNSTPCATLFVANLGPSCNEQELMQVFSRYPGFLKLKMQSTYGAPVAFVDFQDVNNSSEALHNLQGTILHSSAAGEGMRLEYAKSRMGMRKKRK
- the LOC107642751 gene encoding U2 small nuclear ribonucleoprotein B'' 2 isoform X1, which gives rise to MDDMAAYYSQPTYQYYQHPPPPPIVAVVPPPPGAAHPPAHHLHTQYVPHPQTPPPMFASYGPPIPPQSPGNEVRTLFVAGLPEDVKPREIYNLFREFPGYESSHLRNPTNSSQQPFAFAVFANQQSAIMAMHALNGMVFDLEKESTLYIDLAKSNSRAKRTRIDDERAGSDKKARGSWATSDSAGVSSIHMPGMGNSAFNTNTIGYPSAQSRGNADGNTLNDGVFANLKKCSTPYIPQNSTPCATLFVANLGPSCNEQELMQVFSRYPGFLKLKMQSTYGAPVAFVDFQDVNNSSEALHNLQGTILHSSAAGEGMRLEYPFVTSPAYSSFLNNHQCLVFA
- the LOC107642751 gene encoding U2 small nuclear ribonucleoprotein B'' 2 isoform X5 gives rise to the protein MDDMAAYYSQPTYQYYQHPPPPPIVAVVPPPPGAAHPPAHHLHTQYVPHPQTPPPMFASYGPPIPPQSPGNEVRTLFVAGLPEDVKPREIYNLFREFPGYESSHLRNPTNSSQQPFAFAVFANQQSAIMAMHALNGMVFDLEKESTLYIDLAKSNSRAKRTRIDDERAGSDKKARGSWATSDSAGVSSIHMPGMGNSAFNTNTIGYPSAQSRGNADGNTLNDGVFANLKKCSTPYIPQNSTPCATLFVANLGPSCNEQELMQVFSRYPGFLKLKMQSTYGAPVAFVDFQDVNNSSEALHNLQGTILHSSAAGEGMRLEYAKSRMGMRKKRK
- the LOC107642751 gene encoding U2 small nuclear ribonucleoprotein B'' 2 isoform X2 → MDDMAAYYSQPTYQYYQHPPPPPIVAVVPPPPGAAHPPAHHLHTQYVPHPQTPPPMFASYGPPIPPQSPGNEVRTLFVAGLPEDVKPREIYNLFREFPGYESSHLRNPTNSSQPFAFAVFANQQSAIMAMHALNGMVFDLEKESTLYIDLAKSNSRAKRTRIDDERAGSDKKARGSWATSDSAGVSSIHMPGMGNSAFNTNTIGYPSAQSRGNADGNTLNDGVFANLKKCSTPYIPQNSTPCATLFVANLGPSCNEQELMQVFSRYPGFLKLKMQSTYGAPVAFVDFQDVNNSSEALHNLQGTILHSSAAGEGMRLEYPFVTSPAYSSFLNNHQCLVFA